A portion of the Macaca nemestrina isolate mMacNem1 chromosome 19, mMacNem.hap1, whole genome shotgun sequence genome contains these proteins:
- the LOC139360066 gene encoding serine/arginine repetitive matrix protein 1-like: MAALSAHNIAHLPRETEGGRGRRTGSRATQRNHGETFSARADGGAQGQRPRALHPSAAQQPRRGERPPQTRSPLRRCGGSHFQEFPRRVRSSASRIPPRSPPLGRSFSRSLRPLARRSRACPRGGAAGPRASFVWLLRAGLRRVELSPRRRLGAAGLAAVAKRPEPSHREIAAGWRSGPARLGGLGGRPRPPSCPLPQRPPPRRRPSPLPRVLSRPPPAARRPSLRKRRFPGRRRREGRRRRQPTRGAGAAGQGARGASSASALPAPGRPETAACLRGQLCSSFFQLPV, translated from the coding sequence ATGGCAGCACTCTCCGCACACAACATCGCTCACTTACCCAGGGAGACCGAGGGAGGTCGGGGCCGGCGAACGGGCTCTCGGGCGACACAAAGGAACCATGGAGAAACTTTTTCAGCCCGAGCCGACGGCGGAGCGCAGGGACAGCGCCCCCGGGCCCTGCATCCGAGCGCGGCTCAGCAGCCCCGCAGGGGAGAGCGCCCTCCCCAGACTCGCAGCCCCCTCCGGCGCTGTGGCGGGAGCCATTTCCAAGAGTTTCCAAGACGTGTCAGGTCCTCTGCATCCCGCATCCCGCCTCGGAGCCCTCCTCTCGGCCGCTCATTCTCCCGCTCGCTGCGTCCCCTCGCGCGACGCTCCCGGGCGTGTCCCCGAGGCGGCGCCGCCGGCCCTCGCGCCTCTTTTGTGTGGCTGCTGCGCGCCGGGCTCCGCCGGGTGGAGTTGAGCCCGCGGCGGCGGCTCGGGGCGGCCGGACTGGCGGCTGTTGCTAAGAGACCGGAGCCATCACACAGGGAAATTGCGGCAGGGTGGCGGTCGGGGCCCGCCCGGCTCGGCGGCTTGGGGGGGCGCCCCCGCCCCCcgtcctgccccctcccccagcgCCCCCCCCCACGCCGCCGGCCTTCCCCGCTCCCCCGCGTCCTcagccgcccgccgcccgccgcccgccgcccttCCCTTCGGAAGCGCCGCTtccctgggaggaggaggcgCGAGGGGAGGCGGCGGAGGCAGCCGACGCGGGGCGCTGGGGCCGCGGGGCAGGGGGCGCGgggcgcctcctcggcctcggctCTTCCCGCCCCGGGGCGCCCCGAGACCGCCGCCTGCCTCCGCGggcagctttgttcttctttcttccaACTACCTGTCTGA